A genomic window from Oncorhynchus mykiss isolate Arlee unplaced genomic scaffold, USDA_OmykA_1.1 un_scaffold_227, whole genome shotgun sequence includes:
- the LOC118948228 gene encoding protein sidekick-2-like: protein MIQWQPPPESHQNGPLQGYIIRYCLSGLPVDCQMKNITRPDQNNLLLEDLIIWTNYEMEVAAYNRAGRGTYSHKVTEWTLQGVPTVPPGNVQAEPFNSSTVRLTWSAPSPQFINGINQGYKLLAWEAGQEEDVTMVTVRPNFQDSVHVGYVTGLKKFTEYYTSVLCFTTPGDGPRSPPHRLRTHEDKPGAVGHLSFTEILDTSLKVSWKDPNEKNGVLTGTVPSIV from the exons ATGATCCAGTGGCAACCACCCCCGGAGAGCCACCAGAATGGACCGCTCCAGGGATACATCATCAG gTACTGTCTGTCAGGACTACCAGTGGACTGTCAGATGAAGAACATCACCAGGCCAGACCAGAATAACCTACTCCTGGAGGACCTCATCATCTGGACTAACTATGAGATGGAGGTGGCAGCCTACAACAGGGCTGGGAGGGGTACCTACAGCCACAAGGTTACAGAGTGGACCCTGCAGGGAG TCCCCACTGTCCCACCAGGTAATGTCCAGGCTGAGCCATTCAACTCCTCTACAGTCAGGCTGACCTGGTCAGCTCCTAGCCCTCAGTTCATCAATGGCATCAACCAGGGATACAAG CTGTTGGCGTGGGAGGCGGGTCAAGAGGAGGATGTTACCATGGTGACAGTGAGACCTAACTTCCAGGACAGCGTGCATGTGGGCTACGTGACTGGACTGAAGAAGTTCACAGAGTACTACACCTCTGTCCTGTGTTTCACTACACCTGGAGACGGCCCTCGCAGCCCGCCTCACAGACTACGCACTCACGAAGACA agccTGGTGCCGTTGGTCACCTGAGCTTTACAGAGATCCTGGACACATCTCTGAAGGTCAGCTGGAAAGATCCCAACGAGAAGAATGGAGTCCTCACAGGTACTGTAcctagtatagtatag